From Novosphingobium resinovorum, the proteins below share one genomic window:
- a CDS encoding FAD-binding protein — translation MTQDVNWDLEADVVVLGSGGAAMTAAIAAHDFGAKDVVILEKTGMVGGTTAMSGGMLWIPGNHHQIEAGISEDDEDVVAYLDSLAPGALDPDTLMAFMETGPEMIRYLADNTPVRFHAYADFPDYQPYMPGAKPDGGRSLDNDAFSFERLGKWSTRVNPTKMAYPVRGSLMEAINGTLDEATLAEREAGDYRGLGQALAGSLFLAVIDRGIPVEFEKRARKLVKDGDRVIGVVAEDANGRDYRVRARRGVVIATGGFEWNETLVKTFLRGPLTGPVSVPENEGDGLLMAIEAGAQLGNMQHAFWQQSVLEFQPQHRAAKPNYLLGSDERARPGAILVNRAGKRFVNEAANYNAMGKALHAFDAGTHAYANLPYWLIVDQRYRSKYQTFNTPPGGPVPSFMMQADTLEELAEKAGIDPQGLAATVTRFNDLVRKGHDDDFNRGDNTYDNFYMWGDAEFEPPYRTLGVIDQGPFFAVKMEAGALGTAGGPKTNADAQVLDWSGNPIQGLYAAGNVMSAVLGEAYGGAGGTLGPGMTFGYIAGKHLGTHLPNY, via the coding sequence ATGACACAAGACGTGAACTGGGATCTCGAGGCGGACGTGGTCGTACTGGGATCGGGCGGCGCGGCCATGACCGCAGCGATCGCCGCGCATGATTTCGGCGCGAAGGACGTGGTGATCCTCGAGAAGACCGGCATGGTCGGCGGCACCACCGCGATGTCGGGCGGCATGCTGTGGATTCCGGGCAACCACCACCAGATCGAGGCAGGTATCTCCGAGGACGACGAGGACGTCGTCGCCTATCTCGACTCGCTGGCGCCCGGGGCGCTCGATCCCGATACGCTCATGGCCTTCATGGAAACCGGGCCGGAGATGATCCGCTATCTGGCGGACAACACGCCCGTGCGTTTCCACGCCTACGCCGATTTCCCCGATTACCAGCCCTATATGCCCGGCGCCAAGCCCGACGGCGGCCGCTCGCTCGACAACGATGCCTTCTCGTTCGAGCGGCTCGGCAAGTGGTCCACTCGCGTGAACCCGACCAAGATGGCTTACCCGGTGCGCGGCAGCCTGATGGAAGCGATCAACGGCACGCTTGACGAAGCGACGCTCGCCGAGCGCGAGGCAGGCGATTATCGCGGTCTGGGTCAGGCACTGGCGGGATCGCTGTTCCTCGCGGTGATCGATCGCGGCATTCCCGTCGAGTTCGAAAAGCGCGCGCGCAAGCTCGTCAAGGACGGTGATCGCGTGATCGGCGTCGTCGCCGAGGACGCCAATGGCCGCGACTACCGCGTGCGCGCCCGGCGCGGCGTCGTCATCGCCACCGGCGGTTTCGAGTGGAACGAGACGCTGGTAAAGACCTTCCTGCGCGGCCCCCTCACCGGCCCGGTCAGCGTGCCCGAGAACGAGGGCGACGGGTTGCTCATGGCGATCGAGGCGGGCGCCCAGCTCGGCAACATGCAGCACGCCTTCTGGCAGCAGAGCGTACTGGAATTCCAGCCCCAGCACCGCGCCGCCAAGCCCAATTATCTGCTCGGTTCGGACGAACGCGCGCGCCCCGGCGCGATCCTCGTCAACCGTGCGGGCAAGCGCTTCGTGAACGAGGCGGCCAACTACAACGCCATGGGCAAGGCGCTCCACGCCTTCGATGCAGGTACGCACGCCTACGCCAACCTGCCGTACTGGCTGATCGTCGACCAGCGCTATCGCAGCAAGTACCAGACCTTCAACACGCCCCCGGGCGGCCCCGTGCCCTCGTTCATGATGCAGGCCGACACGCTGGAGGAACTCGCCGAAAAGGCCGGGATCGATCCGCAGGGGCTCGCGGCGACGGTGACGCGCTTCAACGATCTGGTCCGCAAGGGCCACGACGACGACTTCAACCGCGGCGACAACACCTACGACAACTTCTACATGTGGGGCGATGCGGAGTTCGAACCGCCTTACCGCACGCTCGGCGTGATCGATCAGGGACCATTTTTCGCGGTGAAGATGGAAGCCGGGGCGCTCGGCACCGCCGGTGGTCCGAAGACCAACGCCGATGCGCAGGTCCTCGACTGGAGCGGCAATCCGATACAGGGCCTCTACGCAGCGGGCAACGTCATGTCGGCGGTGCTGGGCGAGGCCTACGGAGGCGCAGGCGGCACGCTCGGTCCGGGCATGACCTTCGGCTACATCGCCGGAAAGCACCTCGGCACGCATCTGCCGAACTACTGA
- a CDS encoding succinate dehydrogenase iron-sulfur subunit: MATFTLPANSKISKRGNVHKAEGATKVKKFTVYRYDPDSGENPRYDQFEIDLDACGPMVLDAIIKIKNEIDPSLTFRRSCREGICGSCAMNMNGKNGLACTTAIEDLKGDIRITPLPHMDVIKDLVPDFTHFYAQYASIRPWLQTVSTTPSGKERLQSPEQREKLDGLYECILCACCSTSCPSYWWNSDKFLGPAILLQAYRWLADSRDEMTGERLDELEDPFRLYRCHTIMNCANVCPKGLSPARAIAEIKKMQAERQV, from the coding sequence ATGGCGACCTTCACCCTCCCGGCGAACAGCAAGATCAGCAAGCGCGGCAACGTGCACAAGGCTGAGGGCGCCACCAAGGTCAAGAAGTTCACCGTCTACCGCTACGACCCGGACTCGGGCGAGAACCCGCGCTACGATCAGTTCGAGATCGACCTCGATGCGTGCGGCCCGATGGTCCTCGACGCGATCATCAAGATCAAGAACGAGATCGACCCCTCGCTGACGTTCCGCCGTTCGTGCCGCGAAGGCATCTGCGGTTCGTGCGCGATGAACATGAACGGCAAGAACGGCCTCGCCTGCACCACCGCGATCGAAGACCTGAAGGGTGACATCCGCATCACCCCGCTGCCGCACATGGACGTGATCAAGGACCTGGTTCCCGATTTCACGCACTTCTACGCGCAGTACGCCTCGATCCGTCCCTGGCTGCAGACCGTCTCGACCACCCCGTCGGGCAAGGAGCGCCTGCAGAGCCCCGAACAGCGCGAGAAGCTGGACGGCCTCTACGAGTGCATCCTGTGCGCGTGCTGCTCGACCTCGTGCCCGAGCTACTGGTGGAACTCCGACAAGTTCCTCGGCCCGGCGATCCTGCTGCAGGCCTACCGCTGGCTGGCCGACAGCCGCGACGAGATGACCGGCGAGCGCCTTGACGAGCTGGAAGATCCCTTCCGCCTCTACCGCTGCCACACCATCATGAACTGCGCGAACGTGTGCCCCAAGGGCCTCTCGCCCGCGCGCGCCATCGCCGAAATCAAGAAGATGCAGGCCGAGCGGCAGGTCTGA
- a CDS encoding PaaI family thioesterase: protein MAQDGVFIHEPDPEFPGWSTWKLNEGSRFNSQGLGRMIVRREGERGARLRLVEAGLQHSNVLDAVHGGVTLALIDVGMFATMFVVLGEDAVGAVTLELSNQFIGAGRIGEPLDIVAEIMKETRRLVFVRGTVEQGDHLVASFMGTLRKPSASK, encoded by the coding sequence GTGGCGCAGGACGGTGTATTCATCCATGAGCCCGACCCGGAATTTCCGGGGTGGTCCACGTGGAAGCTGAACGAGGGCTCGCGGTTCAATTCGCAGGGCCTTGGTCGCATGATCGTCCGCCGCGAGGGTGAGCGCGGCGCTCGCCTTCGTCTCGTCGAAGCGGGCCTGCAGCACAGTAACGTCCTCGACGCCGTCCATGGCGGCGTCACCCTCGCCCTGATCGATGTGGGCATGTTCGCGACAATGTTCGTCGTACTCGGCGAGGATGCCGTCGGTGCGGTCACGCTCGAACTCAGCAACCAGTTCATCGGTGCCGGCCGCATCGGCGAGCCGCTCGACATCGTGGCCGAGATCATGAAGGAAACCCGCCGTCTCGTCTTCGTGCGCGGCACGGTCGAGCAGGGCGACCATCTCGTCGCCAGCTTCATGGGCACCCTCCGCAAGCCGAGTGCGTCCAAATGA
- the zapE gene encoding cell division protein ZapE, which yields MSAMLERYEALVATGELRSDPEQAAAAERLNRLQREFYKSSSSTGLFGKLLGKKAAAPRGVYMWGGVGRGKSMLMDLFVQTLDIPGKRRVHFHAFMLEVHALLRDERKKETGDPIPPVAAAIARNVRCLAFDEMVVNNSADAMIMSRLFTHLITNEGVTIVTTSNRAPSELYKDGLNREHFLPFIGLIEQELDVLTLNGPTDYRMQRLGGMATWHHPLGEPATEAAREAFYRLTDYPPEDSEHVPSTDIDVGGGRMLHVPKSLKGVGVFSFKRLCGEARGAADYLAIARAYHTVILVGIPKMGPDRRNEAARFVTLIDALYENKVKLIAAADATPEELYESGTGRFEFDRTISRLNEMQSADYLALGHGEG from the coding sequence ATGAGCGCGATGCTCGAACGCTACGAGGCGCTTGTCGCGACCGGCGAACTGCGCTCCGATCCGGAACAGGCAGCGGCCGCCGAGCGACTGAACCGCCTCCAGCGCGAATTCTACAAGTCGTCGTCCTCGACCGGCCTGTTCGGCAAACTGCTGGGCAAGAAGGCTGCAGCGCCGCGCGGCGTCTACATGTGGGGCGGTGTCGGGCGCGGCAAGTCGATGCTGATGGACCTGTTCGTCCAGACGCTCGACATTCCCGGCAAGCGCCGCGTGCACTTCCACGCCTTCATGCTGGAAGTCCACGCGCTCCTGCGCGACGAGCGCAAGAAGGAAACCGGCGACCCGATCCCACCGGTCGCCGCAGCTATTGCCCGCAACGTCCGCTGCCTCGCCTTCGACGAGATGGTCGTCAACAACTCGGCCGACGCGATGATCATGAGCCGGTTGTTCACGCACCTGATCACGAACGAGGGGGTCACCATCGTGACCACCTCCAACCGCGCTCCTTCCGAACTCTACAAGGATGGGTTGAACCGCGAGCATTTCCTGCCGTTCATCGGACTGATCGAACAGGAGCTCGACGTGCTCACGCTCAACGGTCCGACCGACTATCGCATGCAGCGCCTCGGCGGCATGGCGACCTGGCACCACCCGCTGGGCGAACCGGCCACCGAAGCCGCGCGCGAAGCGTTCTACCGCCTCACTGATTATCCGCCGGAAGATAGCGAACATGTGCCCTCCACTGACATCGACGTCGGCGGCGGAAGAATGCTTCACGTGCCCAAGAGCCTCAAGGGCGTGGGAGTCTTCAGCTTCAAACGCCTTTGCGGCGAGGCCCGCGGCGCGGCCGACTATCTCGCCATCGCGCGTGCCTATCACACGGTGATCCTCGTCGGCATTCCGAAGATGGGTCCGGACCGTCGCAACGAGGCAGCGCGCTTCGTGACGCTTATCGACGCTCTCTACGAGAACAAGGTGAAGCTGATCGCGGCTGCCGACGCTACTCCAGAAGAGCTGTACGAATCCGGGACCGGTCGCTTCGAATTCGACCGCACGATCAGCCGTCTCAATGAAATGCAGAGTGCCGATTATCTCGCGCTGGGCCACGGCGAAGGCTAA